Proteins from one Cryptomeria japonica chromosome 4, Sugi_1.0, whole genome shotgun sequence genomic window:
- the LOC131046850 gene encoding cycloartenol-C-24-methyltransferase — protein MAEGAGAKDLASGMGGNINKTEMLSAVEQYEKYHMYYGGDDETRKANYTDMVNKYYDLSTSFYEFGWGESFHFANRWKGESLRESIKRHEHFLALQLCLKPGMKVLDVGCGIGGPLREISRFSCSSVTGLNNNAYQIARGTELNRLCGLEKTCGLVKGDFMKMPFANDSFDAIYAIEATCHAPDAVGCYKEIKRVLKPGQLFAAYEWCMTGSFDPKNEEHQKIKAEIELGDGLPDIRTTSQCLEALKYAGFEVLFEEDLALSSPVPWYLPLDTSHFSLSSFRLTSLGRFLTRNMVKIFELLRIAPEGSQRVSAFLEKAAEGLVNGGRKEIFTPMYFFLARKPLSEN, from the exons ATGGCGGAAGGTGCAGGAGCTAAAGATCTGGCATCGGGAATGGGAGGAAACATTAACAAAACAGAGATGCTTTCTGCTGTTGAACA GTATGAAAAGTATCACATGTACTATGGTGGTGATGATGAGACAAGAAAAGCTAATTACACAGACATG GTGAATAAATACTATGACCTTTCAACTAGTTTCTATGAGTTTGGATGGGGGGAATCTTTTCATTTTGCAAACAG ATGGAAGGGGGAATCTCTTAGAGAAAGTATCAAGCGCCATGAGCATTTTCTTGCTCTCCAGCTTTGTTTAAAGCCTGGAATGAAG GTATTAGATGTTGGATGTGGAATTGGAGGGCCATTGAGAGAAATTTCTAGGTTTAG CTGCAGTTCGGTAACAGGCCTGAACAATAATGCTTACCAAATAGCAAGAGGAACA GAATTGAACAGGCTTTGTGGATTGGAAAAAACCTGTGGTTTGGTAAAG GGAGATTTCATGAAGATGCCTTTTGCAAATGATTCTTTTGATGCAATATATGCGATTGAGGCTACTTGTCATGCCCCAGATGCG GTTGGCTGCTATAAAGAGATAAAAAGAGTACTTAAGCCTGGCCAGCTATTTGCAGCATATGAGTGGTGTATGACTGGCTCTTTCGATCCAAAGAATGAAGAGCACCAGAAGATTAAG GCAGAGATTGAACTTGGGGATGGGCTTCCTGACATCCGCACCACAAGTCAATGTCTAGAAGCTCTAAAATATGCTGGATTTGAG GTTCTATTTGAAGAAGACCTGGCACTCTCATCGCCAGTGCCATGGTATTTACCATTAGATACAAGTCATTTTTCTCTCAGTAGTTTTCGTCTAACATCCCTTGGTCGCTTTCTGACAAGAAATATG GTCAAAATATTTGAACTTTTGAGAATAGCACCAGAAGGAAGCCAAAGAGTATCTGCATTTCTGGAGAAAGCTGCAGAAGGCCTTGTCAATGGGGGCAG